The following proteins are co-located in the Pomacea canaliculata isolate SZHN2017 linkage group LG10, ASM307304v1, whole genome shotgun sequence genome:
- the LOC112574274 gene encoding uncharacterized protein LOC112574274 produces the protein MCLGVFRPRFLRLFGNQGVAYKLHAAKDILHTNYAIAVIMAKQGLGEIKGTHLQQLPQPAAHTVTEYGDSSASDVKPKVGLPGFLLKQMGGSPKPKFDDFVSGTGRIGVTCTDLKNPAEETCLKSSKKQAPEEASNTHEYSVCGLLMGYEPKVGLTGVVLTDDKRDYAQQDMAVGRFNNEHDGDDQKLVLATELDSGHESVQVTQDGQNAQSIMMNACKTQQSQEVMQSQSKQTVLPASLLAQVTSVIKLVFQSTPLSSEAAVGCDSFSKSSENVTLDVPAPVTGLSDVQFNALHSKKTETYLTSDSTSLSQCACHQNLSGVSCVHGDQLKVADDSLHVVKRLKADADHGDSDANNVLSLMSSNNKTGPSKMSEEIYKHVGAAQGTANPADITCHRKRNTGSKLVNDSGIQESKKKKHYEEKRVTSYQTVSEVLQTLRAVSCGKDDDGTALVSSTNTDDAKAKQTISKNLDATITAMPLEVHHQDVGTSNRKNINQTKKKNYSKKKNKKQQCKISSSSGTEVVSDNDGKVTWDELPQYIPESDSRMAKKKKESKNKVYDLSALFSGTLGQTSKKPSPNYFLAIQITNPEIKDGLSKVLESVKEADKKLKPAFIDMSRLHITLMVLNLPDEDSIDRTKTGLDEFKQKLNEKAEKKEVEPLTFDVTGLGNFRHQVVFAKVAEGPSLERLFEIAGLVHSSLVDKDIAILSEFNPHITIMKMSKGIKELRREGIKKIEQELYKDFSEKHFGPQIAMTVQLCSMSKPKVNDYYHIEYEVSL, from the exons CTGCGAAAGACATTCTACATACCAATTATGCGATCGCCGTGATAATGGCGAAGCAAGGTCTAGGCGAAATTAAGGGCACGCATTTGCAACAGTTACCACAGCCTGCTGCTCACACAGTGACAGAATATGGTGATAGTTCTGCGTCGGATGTGAAACCAAAAGTAGGTCTTCCTGGGTTTTTATTGAAACAGATGGGCGGTTCACCCAAACCTAAATTCGATGACTTCGTTTCTGGGACTGGGAGAATAGGGGTTACATGTACTGACCTAAAAAATCCTGCAGAAGAGACCTGTTTAAAGAGTTCAAAAAAGCAAGCACCCGAAGAAGCATCAAATACACATGAGTACAGTGTTTGTGGTCTTTTAATGGGATATGAGCCAAAAGTTGGGTTAACAGGTGTTGTACTGACTGATGACAAAAGGGACTATGCTCAACAAGACATGGCTGTGGGTAGGTTTAATAATGAGCATGATGGAGACGACCAAAAACTAGTATTGGCAACAGAATTGGACTCTGGCCATGAGAGTGTACAAGTCACACAGGATGGACAAAATGCCCAGTCTATAATGATGAATGCATGCAAAACCCAGCAGTCACAAGAAGTAATGCAATCACAATCAAAACAGACAGTGTTGCCTGCAAGTCTTCTTGCTCAGGTTACCAGTGTCATTAAGCTAGTATTTCAGTCTACACCACTGAGTTCAGAAGCTGCTGTTGGTTGTGATTCCTTTTCAAAAAGTTCTGAGAATGTAACTTTAGATGTCCCAGCTCCAGTAACTGGATTATCTGATGTGCAATTTAATgctttgcacagcaaaaagACAGAAACCTATTTGACTTCAGATTCCACTTCACTGAGCCAGTGTGCCTGTCACCAGAATCTTTCTGGAGTATCTTGTGTGCATGGGGATCAGCTAAAAGTTGCAGATGACTCACTTCATGTCGTTAAAAGACTTAAAGCTGATGCTGATCACGGTGACTCAGATGCTAATAACGTACTGTCGTTGATGTCAAGTAACAATAAAACTGGACCATCAAAAATGTCTgaagaaatttataaacatGTTGGTGCTGCACAAGGCACTGCAAATCCAGCAGATATTACTTGTCACAGAAAAAGGAACACAGGCAGCAAATTAGTGAATGATAGTGGGATACAagagagcaaaaagaaaaagcattatGAGGAAAAAAGAGTAACCAGCTACCAAACAGTCAGTGAAGTTCTCCAGACCCTTCGTGCTGTATCTTGTGGCAAAGATGATGATGGGACAGCACTGGTAAGCAGCACAAATACAGATGATGCTAAAGCTAAACAGACCATTTCAAAGAATCTTGACGCCACCATAACTGCAATGCCTCTTGAAGTACACCACCAAGATGTAGGAACCAGCAACAGGAAGAACATTAATCAGACTAAGAAGAAGAATTAcagtaagaagaaaaataagaaacagcAGTGTAAGATTAGTAGCTCATCTGGAACAGAGGTGGTGTCAGATAATGACGGAAAGGTGACATGGGATGAATTGCCACAATACATCCCAGAATCTGATAGCCGAAtggccaagaaaaaaaaggaaagcaagaaCAAGGTGTACGATTTATCAGCTCTTTTCTCAG GAACTTTAGGGCAGACTAGTAAAAAGCCAAGCCCCAACTATTTCCTGGCTATTCAGATCACAAATCCAGAG ATCAAAGATGGTCTTAGCAAGGTGTTGGAGTCTGTAAAGGAAGCAGACAAGAAACTGAAGCCAGCCTTCATTGATATGTCAAGACTCCACATCACATTGATGGTCTTGAACTTGCCTGATGAAGATTCTATTGACAG AACTAAGACAGGACTGGATGAATTTAAGCAAAAGTTGAATGAAaaggcagaaaagaaagaagtggagCCTCTCACATTTGATGTAACTGGACTGGGCAACTTTCGGCACCAAGTAGTGTTTGCAAAAGTGGCAGAAGGACCTTCACTGGAAAGGCTTTTTGAAATAGCAG GACTGGTGCATTCCTCATTGGTTGACAAAGACATTGCAATTCTGAGCGAGTTTAATCCGCATATCACCATCATGAAGATgtcaaaaggaataaaagagcTGAGGCGTGAAG GCATCAAGAAAATTGAACAAGAACTGTACAAAGACTTCAGTGAGAAACACTTTGGACCTCAGATTGCCATGACAGTTCAGTTGTGTTCTATGAGCAAGCCAAAGGTAAATGACTACTACCATATCGAATATGAAGTGTCTCTGTGA
- the LOC112573188 gene encoding phosphotriesterase-related protein-like isoform X2: protein MGSPSQCLHIRVQLREARAAETWNSITGRSIMTERKGKIQTVSGLIDPFLLGITLTHEHLALKAESFLIPPANNVQQQKMQMPFEMKNLGWIRQNPYSHLENLSLQGEDEAIIEEMKEYKALGGQAVVENTTTGLSRDVGFLKLVSDVSGVHIISGTGFYAESFQSESVRQLSEEAMSEVMRQEITNGVENTDIKCGVIGEVGCSWPLTEFEKRSLRASAAVQVELGSPAIIHPGRNSQAPFEIMRIFLEAGGQANRTVMSHLDRTIFNSDELLEFAKFGCYCEYDLFGIETSHYQLQQEKDMPNDANRIAFIRFLVEGGYGDRVVVAHDLHTKHRLKKYGGHGYTHILENVVPKMRQRGFNNDTINKILCDNPRTWLTFHCIICFSVLQLKDK from the exons ATGGGTTCCCCATC GCAGTGTTTGCATATCAGAGTTCAGCTACGAGAAGCAAGAGCAGCTGAGACTTGGAATTCTATCACTGGACGCAGCATAATGACtgagagaaaagggaaaattCAAACGG TGAGCGGCCTCATCGATCCTTTTCTACTAGGAATCACTCTGACCCATGAGCACTTAGCACTGAAGGCAGAAAGCTTTTTGATTCCTCCAGCAAATAATGTTCAGCAGCAAAAAATGCAGATGCCTTTTGAGATGAAGAATCTTGGATGGATCCGTCAAAATCC ataCAGCCATCTAGAAAACCTCAGCCTTCAAGGAGAAGATGAGGCAATaattgaagaaatgaaagagtaCAAG GCACTTGGGGGCCAAGCAGTAGTGGAAAACACAACAACTGGTCTAAGTCGAGATGTGGGGTTTCTGAAGCTGGTATCTGATGTATCCGGGGTTCACATTATTTCAGGCACAG GTTTTTATGCTGAGAGCTTTCAGAGTGAATCGGTAAGACAGCTGTCAGAAGAGGCCATGTCTGAAGTGATGAGACAAGAAATTACAAATGGTGTTGAGAACACTGACATCAAGTGTGGTGTTATTGGAGAAGTGGGGTGCAGCTGGCCTCTCACAG AGTTTGAGAAAAGATCCCTGAGAGCAAGCGCTGCTGTTCAGGTGGAGCTTGGGAGTCCAGCCATTATTCACCCTGGACGTAATTCCCAGGCCCCTTTTGAGATAATGCGCATTTTCCTCGAGGCTGGTGGGCAGGCCAATAGAACAGTCATGTCACACCTTGACA GGACAATTTTCAATTCAGATGAGCTGCTAGAGTTTGCAAAATTTGGCTGCTATTGTGAATATGATTTGTTTGGCATTGAGACTTCCCACTACCAGCTGCAGCAAGAGAAAGACATGCCGAATGATGCCAATCGCATTGCCTTCATTCGCTTTCTGGTTGAAGGTGGCTATGGTGACCGTGTAGTTGTGGCCCATGATCTGCATACAAAGCATCGCCTT AAGAAATATGGAGGTCATGGTTACACTCACATATTGGAGAATGTTGTTCCAAAAATGCGACAGCGAGGTTTTAACAATGACACTATCAACAAAATCCTATGTGACAACCCAAGAACATGGCTTACCTTTCACTGCATAATCTGTTTCTCAGTTCTGCAGTTAAAAGACAAGTGA
- the LOC112573747 gene encoding LOW QUALITY PROTEIN: tRNA:m(4)X modification enzyme TRM13 homolog (The sequence of the model RefSeq protein was modified relative to this genomic sequence to represent the inferred CDS: inserted 1 base in 1 codon): MANVPFSCSKKKRFCRFRPNEDQKYCAEHAAALGVEMNRKRIQCPLNPKHSCYEDALKKHLKKCNSRKRKTEEYYEEGINAGSDEGDTTSDINVKAVRETETQRLQEIIERVNTIYKEYIGTVEADVKSHDCLKDELENPTXGLPALRHRRQQASLIGQLDSLGLLAPGYCYVEMGAGKGRLSHWVREAVSNHNDASFLLVDRNSIRYKVDGYHKEETVPFERIKIDIEHLSLGKVPMIKHSDKRVVAIGKHLCGAATDLTLRCLVETLDHADSLSSEPPSKRQCRESGSALCLDYNESRETSSTDKDNLKKMYKLAGIVIALCCHHQCRWSAYVGKKFMSQCNISASDFDLLTRLSSWAVCGWRGLRQYFVFQTPVDPKGEPEGSHNGSEDAEHIPIKATSVKCRDSSIGKNYKQQYQVILNATDDKVPELEGIKEAKCVTVNSTGDSLQETLDAEHKTEDLLKDTCKGSLNLSELEKEAIGWRCKRLIDFGRVRYLEEHGMKTVIKEYIDKLQTPENVALVALCQAGKHDQ, encoded by the exons ATGGCCAATGTGCCTTTTTCCTGCTCTAAAAAGAAGCGATTCTGTCGTTTCAGACCCAACGAAGACCAAAAATATTGTGCTGAACATGCTGCTGCGCTTGGG GTggaaatgaacagaaaaagaatcCAATGTCCACTCAATCCAAAACA TTCCTGTTATGAAGATGCACTGAAAAAACACCTGAAGAAATGCAACAGCAGGAAGCGAAAAACGGAA GAATATTATGAAGAAGGTATTAACGCAGGAAGTGATGAAGGAGATACAACAAGTGACATTAATGTA AAAGCAGTGCGTGAAACTGAGACCCAGAGACTGCAAGAGATAATTGAGAGAGTGAACACTATATACAAAG AATACATAGGAACAGTGGAAGCAGATGTTAAAAGCCATGACTGCCTGAAGGATGAGCTGGAAAACCCCA TTGGTCTGCCAGCTTTGCGACATCGTCGCCAACAG GCTTCGTTGATTGGTCAGCTGGACAGCCTGGGACTGCTGGCTCCTGGCTACTGCTATGTTGAAATGGGGGCTGGAAAAG GTCGGCTATCTCACTGGGTCAGAGAGGCAGTGTCAAATCATAATGATGCATCTTTCCTGCTGGTTGATCGCAACAGCATTCGTTACAAG GTTGATGGTTATCACAAAGAAGAGACAGTACCTTTTGAACGCATCAAAATTGACATTGAACATCTCAGTTTGG GCAAGGTGCCAATGATAAAGCATAGTGATAAAAGAGTTGTGGCAATCGGAAAACATCTTTGTGGGGCTGCCACAG ATCTGACTTTGAGATGCCTGGTAGAAACTTTGGACCATGCTGACTCACTCAGCAGTGAGCCCCCTTCAAAACGTCAGTGCAGAGAATCAGGTTCAGCTTTATGTTTAGACTATAACGAGTCCAGAGAAACAAGCTCTACAGATAaagacaacttaaaaaaaatgta CAAGCTTGCTGGGATAGTCATAGCCCTGTGCTGTCATCACCAATGCAGATGGTCTGCATATGTTGGAAAGAAGTTTATGAGCCAGTGCAACATTTCAGCATCAGACTTTGACCTGCTGACACGACTGAGCAGCTGGGCTGTGTGTGGTTGGCGCGGACTTCGACAGTA ttttgtttttcaaacacCAGTAGATCCCAAGGGTGAACCAGAAGGCAGCCATAATGGTAGCGAGGATGCTGAACACATACCCATCAAAGCTACCAGTGTAAAGTGCAGAGATAGTAGTATCGGGAAGAACTATAAACAGCAATACCAGGTCATACTTAATGCTACAGATGACAAAGTCCCTGAGTTGGAGGGCATCAAGGAGGCCAAATGTGTCACAGTTAATTCTACAGGTGACAGCCTACAGGAGACCCTAGATGCAGAGCACAAAACAGAAGACCTTCTCAAAGATACTTGCAAAGG GAGTTTGAATCTGAGTGAGCTGGAAAAAGAAGCAATAGGCTGGCGATGCAAGCGCCTCATTGATTTTGGCCGAGTCCGCTACCTGGAAGAGCATGGCATGAAGACTGTTATCAAAGAATATATTGATAAGCTTCAGACACCAGAAAATGTAGCATTAGTTGCTTTGTGTCAAGCTGGCAAGCATGACCAATAA
- the LOC112573188 gene encoding phosphotriesterase-related protein-like isoform X1, whose product MRQAGKIPESHARQCLHIRVQLREARAAETWNSITGRSIMTERKGKIQTVSGLIDPFLLGITLTHEHLALKAESFLIPPANNVQQQKMQMPFEMKNLGWIRQNPYSHLENLSLQGEDEAIIEEMKEYKALGGQAVVENTTTGLSRDVGFLKLVSDVSGVHIISGTGFYAESFQSESVRQLSEEAMSEVMRQEITNGVENTDIKCGVIGEVGCSWPLTEFEKRSLRASAAVQVELGSPAIIHPGRNSQAPFEIMRIFLEAGGQANRTVMSHLDRTIFNSDELLEFAKFGCYCEYDLFGIETSHYQLQQEKDMPNDANRIAFIRFLVEGGYGDRVVVAHDLHTKHRLKKYGGHGYTHILENVVPKMRQRGFNNDTINKILCDNPRTWLTFHCIICFSVLQLKDK is encoded by the exons ATGCGGCAGGCCGGTAAAATACCTGAATCCCACGCCAG GCAGTGTTTGCATATCAGAGTTCAGCTACGAGAAGCAAGAGCAGCTGAGACTTGGAATTCTATCACTGGACGCAGCATAATGACtgagagaaaagggaaaattCAAACGG TGAGCGGCCTCATCGATCCTTTTCTACTAGGAATCACTCTGACCCATGAGCACTTAGCACTGAAGGCAGAAAGCTTTTTGATTCCTCCAGCAAATAATGTTCAGCAGCAAAAAATGCAGATGCCTTTTGAGATGAAGAATCTTGGATGGATCCGTCAAAATCC ataCAGCCATCTAGAAAACCTCAGCCTTCAAGGAGAAGATGAGGCAATaattgaagaaatgaaagagtaCAAG GCACTTGGGGGCCAAGCAGTAGTGGAAAACACAACAACTGGTCTAAGTCGAGATGTGGGGTTTCTGAAGCTGGTATCTGATGTATCCGGGGTTCACATTATTTCAGGCACAG GTTTTTATGCTGAGAGCTTTCAGAGTGAATCGGTAAGACAGCTGTCAGAAGAGGCCATGTCTGAAGTGATGAGACAAGAAATTACAAATGGTGTTGAGAACACTGACATCAAGTGTGGTGTTATTGGAGAAGTGGGGTGCAGCTGGCCTCTCACAG AGTTTGAGAAAAGATCCCTGAGAGCAAGCGCTGCTGTTCAGGTGGAGCTTGGGAGTCCAGCCATTATTCACCCTGGACGTAATTCCCAGGCCCCTTTTGAGATAATGCGCATTTTCCTCGAGGCTGGTGGGCAGGCCAATAGAACAGTCATGTCACACCTTGACA GGACAATTTTCAATTCAGATGAGCTGCTAGAGTTTGCAAAATTTGGCTGCTATTGTGAATATGATTTGTTTGGCATTGAGACTTCCCACTACCAGCTGCAGCAAGAGAAAGACATGCCGAATGATGCCAATCGCATTGCCTTCATTCGCTTTCTGGTTGAAGGTGGCTATGGTGACCGTGTAGTTGTGGCCCATGATCTGCATACAAAGCATCGCCTT AAGAAATATGGAGGTCATGGTTACACTCACATATTGGAGAATGTTGTTCCAAAAATGCGACAGCGAGGTTTTAACAATGACACTATCAACAAAATCCTATGTGACAACCCAAGAACATGGCTTACCTTTCACTGCATAATCTGTTTCTCAGTTCTGCAGTTAAAAGACAAGTGA
- the LOC112573188 gene encoding phosphotriesterase-related protein-like isoform X3: MTERKGKIQTVSGLIDPFLLGITLTHEHLALKAESFLIPPANNVQQQKMQMPFEMKNLGWIRQNPYSHLENLSLQGEDEAIIEEMKEYKALGGQAVVENTTTGLSRDVGFLKLVSDVSGVHIISGTGFYAESFQSESVRQLSEEAMSEVMRQEITNGVENTDIKCGVIGEVGCSWPLTEFEKRSLRASAAVQVELGSPAIIHPGRNSQAPFEIMRIFLEAGGQANRTVMSHLDRTIFNSDELLEFAKFGCYCEYDLFGIETSHYQLQQEKDMPNDANRIAFIRFLVEGGYGDRVVVAHDLHTKHRLKKYGGHGYTHILENVVPKMRQRGFNNDTINKILCDNPRTWLTFHCIICFSVLQLKDK; this comes from the exons ATGACtgagagaaaagggaaaattCAAACGG TGAGCGGCCTCATCGATCCTTTTCTACTAGGAATCACTCTGACCCATGAGCACTTAGCACTGAAGGCAGAAAGCTTTTTGATTCCTCCAGCAAATAATGTTCAGCAGCAAAAAATGCAGATGCCTTTTGAGATGAAGAATCTTGGATGGATCCGTCAAAATCC ataCAGCCATCTAGAAAACCTCAGCCTTCAAGGAGAAGATGAGGCAATaattgaagaaatgaaagagtaCAAG GCACTTGGGGGCCAAGCAGTAGTGGAAAACACAACAACTGGTCTAAGTCGAGATGTGGGGTTTCTGAAGCTGGTATCTGATGTATCCGGGGTTCACATTATTTCAGGCACAG GTTTTTATGCTGAGAGCTTTCAGAGTGAATCGGTAAGACAGCTGTCAGAAGAGGCCATGTCTGAAGTGATGAGACAAGAAATTACAAATGGTGTTGAGAACACTGACATCAAGTGTGGTGTTATTGGAGAAGTGGGGTGCAGCTGGCCTCTCACAG AGTTTGAGAAAAGATCCCTGAGAGCAAGCGCTGCTGTTCAGGTGGAGCTTGGGAGTCCAGCCATTATTCACCCTGGACGTAATTCCCAGGCCCCTTTTGAGATAATGCGCATTTTCCTCGAGGCTGGTGGGCAGGCCAATAGAACAGTCATGTCACACCTTGACA GGACAATTTTCAATTCAGATGAGCTGCTAGAGTTTGCAAAATTTGGCTGCTATTGTGAATATGATTTGTTTGGCATTGAGACTTCCCACTACCAGCTGCAGCAAGAGAAAGACATGCCGAATGATGCCAATCGCATTGCCTTCATTCGCTTTCTGGTTGAAGGTGGCTATGGTGACCGTGTAGTTGTGGCCCATGATCTGCATACAAAGCATCGCCTT AAGAAATATGGAGGTCATGGTTACACTCACATATTGGAGAATGTTGTTCCAAAAATGCGACAGCGAGGTTTTAACAATGACACTATCAACAAAATCCTATGTGACAACCCAAGAACATGGCTTACCTTTCACTGCATAATCTGTTTCTCAGTTCTGCAGTTAAAAGACAAGTGA